One window of the Dreissena polymorpha isolate Duluth1 chromosome 5, UMN_Dpol_1.0, whole genome shotgun sequence genome contains the following:
- the LOC127881004 gene encoding uncharacterized protein LOC127881004: MGFDKKDVRWLSHDKATTTLRRCLPSVYKSLKLEAEERNDARAAGTSTILSLYKLAAVGLLLPTSTADCERGFSTMKRIKTENRARMKSAVLNALMTVSIEGPDIEAVDFGKMVDAWHQEKPRRTVF, translated from the exons atGGGCTTTGATAAGAAGGATGTGCGTTGGCTGTCACATGACAAGGCGACCACTACCCTGAGGAGGTGCCTTCCCTCTGTTTACAAAAGCTTGAAGCTTGAGGCCGAAGAAAGAAACGATGCAAGGGCAGCTGGTACATCAACAATTTTGTCCCTCTACAAGCTGGCAGCCGTTGGCCTGCTCCTCCCTACATCTACAGCTG aCTGCGAGAGGGGATTCAGCACGATGAAAAGGATAAAGACGGAGAATCGTGCTCGCATGAAGTCTGCTGTCCTCAATGCACTGATGACGGTCAGCATTGAAGGGCCAGACATTGAGGCAGTAGATTTCGGGAAAATGGTGGATGCCTGGCACCAGGAGAAGCCTCGCAGAACAGTGTTTTGA